A window of the Fusarium fujikuroi IMI 58289 draft genome, chromosome FFUJ_chr09 genome harbors these coding sequences:
- a CDS encoding related to hsp70 protein: MPSFQTPSKLVVAIDFGETNSSVSYAFLPEGVRPESPHLTVRAVQNYRYEISMRRGNSMCLEVPTLMRYPNDWVFQTLDELRSEPPGTSLPENDRVQLGFQVQHYMTKVMSHSDKTCSLLYGFKNLMNQSESHEVQNRHLVKTLRRLSQNHSCSREISIHDMVLLVTIDYLTNLLSHAKTEITGSTNITSTELVICVPVIWRQKALRGIQACVAIAARRVNFLGVDFGNDCVTQVFMITEPEAAATWLLSNRLIVGDGDVFTILDAGGGTCDALTYTVTRSLPLRLERQLVHHSVKSPIHVGNTCGSNALNDAFRRLLENLLADHDYLNEGGATLEGHMYKLAIHDFEHHVKPVWVVSQNNQDYQLEVLGLRSNPGSQRPCTNRLTIQAGTLNNIYQHVCEEVSMLMTKQLHAIAQLGLKTGKVVLVGGFGESAPLRSHLHEALANFDAAHDSNAQLYVADEHERVKISHHSYLHEHNKDAQRIGTLKTDVAHLLHPHFLVKNEGAQGPSCDDGRNLYWKFPYELVLTIDGLNMKHVQAFEGQEIGAMRVEIAPGFAPGAN; the protein is encoded by the exons CTTCAGTCTCTTACGCTTTTCTGCCTGAAGGAGTCCGCCCAGAAAGCCCTCATCTGACCGTCAGGGCAGTTCAGAATTACCGATATGAGATCTCAATGCGAAGAGGGAATTCGATGTGCTTGGAAGTCCCGACACTGATGCGATACCCCAACGACTGGGTTTTTCAAACTCTCGATGAGCTAAGGAGCGAACCACCAGGTACTAGTCTTCCGGAGAATGACCGAGTACAATTGGGATTCCAAGTGCAGCATTATATGACAAAGGTCATGTCACATTCGGACAAGACATGCTCTCTGCTGTATGGGTTTAAGAACCTTATGAATCAATCAGAAAGTCACGAGGTTCAGAACCGCCATCTCGTCAAAACTCTCCGCAGACTGTCCCAGAATCATTCATGCTCAAGGGAGATCTCTATTCACGACATGGTGCTCTTGGTAACCATTGACTACCTAACAAACTTGCTCAGTCACGCCAAGACTGAGATTACAGGGAGCACCAATATTACTTCTACAGAGTTGGTGATTTGTGTCCCAGTGATTTGGAGGCAAAAGGCACTCCGAGGTATCCAAGCCTGTGTTGCTATTGCTGCAAGGCGTGTCAATTTCCTGGGTGTTGACTTCGGTAACGACTGTGTCACTCAAGTGTTTATGATAACAGAGCCAGAAGCTGCAGCTACGTGGCTACTCTCTAATCGTTTGATAGTTGGC GACGGAGACGTTTTCACGATTCTTGACGCAGGCGGAGGCACTTGCGATGCCTTGACTTATACTGTCACGCGCAGTTTGCCTCTTCGACTCGAGAGACAACTGGTGCATCATAGTGTTAAGTCGCCTATACATGTTG GTAATACATGTGGCTCCAATGCACTGAACGATGCGTTCCGGAGACTCCTCGAGAATCTGCTTGCAGACCACGACTATTTGAACGAGGGCGGCGCAACCTTAGAAGGCCACATGTACAAATTGGCAATTCATGACTTTGAGCATCATGTCAAGCCCGTTTGGGTTGTCTCTCAGAACAACCAAGATTACCAACTTGAGGTCCTCGGGCTTCGGTCCAACCCTGGCAGTCAACGACCTTGTACTAATCGATTGACAATCCAAGC TGGAACCTTGAACAACATCTACCAACATGTATGTGAAGAGGTGTCTATGCTTATGACGAAGCAGCTCCATGCCATAGCACAGCTTGGCCTGAAGACCGGC AAAGTCGTCTTGGTTGGCGGCTTTGGGGAATCAGCCCCTTTACGAAGTCATCTCCATGAGGCGCTGGCAAACTTCGACGCTGCCCACGATTCCAATGCTCAGCTATATGTCGCCGACGAGCATGAGCG GGTCAAGATATCCCACCACAGTTATCTACACGAGCATAACAAAG ACGCTCAGAGAATAGGGACCCTCAAGACAGATGTGGCACATCTACTACACCCGCACTTCCTGGTCAAGAATGAGGGGGCCCAGGGCCCTAGTTGCGATGATGGTAGAAATTTGTACTGGAAGTTCCCTTATGAGTTGGTGTTGACTATCGACGGCTTAAACATGAAAC ATGTTCAAGCTTTCGAGGGGCAGGAGATTGGGGCAATGAGGGTGGAAATCGCACCGGGATTCGCACCAGGGGCCAATTGA